A region of Maridesulfovibrio sp. DNA encodes the following proteins:
- the pdxA gene encoding 4-hydroxythreonine-4-phosphate dehydrogenase PdxA — protein MKKNICITLGDPNGLGPELACRLLAERPADRAYLMIGPENGLEYHLERLGLEKFYTVLDDPEQIVDAEPGYYLYCPEVLKDFELQVGVADPEGGRCAGEAMETAMDLLNRKVLAGLVTCPLNKAMLQLAGFDFPGHTEFLATRSGVGRENVCMHLGGPRLKVSLVTTHPRFVDIPELITKERILRCIELTDGLVKSLGLDKPIAVCGLNPHAGESGRIGDEEIKVIEPALEEARAKGFNVEGPFPGDTVFYFAAQGDYSAVLAMYHDQGLAPLKLLHFSEAVNITLGLPFPRTSPDHGTGYDITGTGKASLDSFKAAMDCAVMMVDA, from the coding sequence ATGAAAAAAAATATATGTATTACTTTGGGTGATCCTAATGGATTGGGCCCTGAACTGGCCTGCCGCCTGCTCGCAGAGCGTCCGGCTGACCGTGCTTACCTGATGATCGGACCGGAGAATGGTCTGGAGTATCATCTTGAGCGTTTGGGGCTGGAAAAATTTTATACTGTCCTCGATGATCCCGAGCAGATTGTTGATGCCGAACCGGGCTATTATCTTTATTGTCCGGAAGTGTTGAAAGATTTCGAGTTGCAGGTCGGTGTGGCAGACCCTGAAGGGGGACGCTGTGCCGGTGAAGCCATGGAAACGGCTATGGATCTGCTTAACCGTAAAGTTCTGGCCGGGCTGGTAACCTGTCCTTTGAATAAGGCTATGCTGCAATTGGCCGGGTTCGATTTTCCAGGTCATACTGAATTTCTGGCTACCCGTTCTGGCGTAGGCCGGGAAAATGTATGCATGCATCTGGGCGGCCCCAGACTCAAAGTCAGTCTGGTAACTACGCACCCCAGATTTGTTGATATCCCGGAATTGATTACCAAAGAACGGATTCTGCGCTGCATAGAACTTACTGACGGTCTGGTAAAATCATTGGGGCTTGATAAACCTATTGCGGTCTGCGGGCTTAATCCCCATGCCGGGGAATCCGGGCGCATCGGTGATGAGGAAATCAAGGTAATTGAGCCTGCCCTTGAAGAAGCGCGGGCCAAGGGATTTAATGTTGAAGGTCCTTTTCCAGGTGATACTGTTTTCTACTTTGCGGCTCAGGGTGATTACAGTGCCGTGTTGGCCATGTATCATGATCAGGGGTTGGCTCCGCTTAAGCTGCTTCATTTCAGCGAGGCTGTTAACATCACTCTCGGGTTGCCTTTTCCGCGTACTTCCCCGGATCACGGGACGGGATATGATATTACCGGCACAGGTAAGGCTTCTCTCGACAGCTTCAAGGCGGCTATGGACTGCGCTGTGATGATGGTTGATGCTTAG
- a CDS encoding methyl-accepting chemotaxis protein, with translation MSWVSRSLLRVILLPIILSIMIGIGSLVFYVQNSSYEMVLDNSLDSASSQASIIASSLDLFVTDTVAAVKSLAGQEAVKDVFKGKASYAGKLFKQTMRDNEVIWAVLTFDRNGKILSGLTSQGGVLDGLDISSRDYVKAILKGKDTYITESVFRSKTDKSLLFGASSAVRDTKGNVLGGIAVFGDWLKFANRFVRPVVVGTEGYGVITDASGRVLYHPAEKLILEDLSKYNFMKRALASGNGKEFYDWHGRSKAMIFKTDPKTGWIVMLTAYESDLASAAVMQRNVLIIVGGLIVLVVCGIVYFSVRRLVIFPVSTGMHVARKMASGDLTDSVSSESPNEIGKLMRSLGSMITSLREVVLGVKSAAEQVAAGSEEVAASAQHLSAGATEQAASVEEVSASISQMTSNISKNTELAEQTREIAVKTAREAVNGGEAVSQTVNAMQDIAEKTSIIEEIARQTNLLALNAAIEAARAGEHGKGFAVVASEVRKLAERSGFAAGEIRELTGSSLEVAERAKQVLSSMIKDINRNEELVAEVAAASREQFEGGQQISKAIVQLDEVIQRNAAFAEELSSTSEELSAQAVKLQDTMEFFTVPAYGTRMSSDIRNNAGPVMALKQGDDDF, from the coding sequence ATGAGTTGGGTTTCCCGAAGCCTGTTGAGAGTCATTTTGTTGCCGATAATCCTATCCATCATGATTGGAATCGGCAGTCTGGTATTTTATGTACAGAATTCATCATATGAAATGGTCCTTGATAATTCCTTGGACTCAGCCTCCAGTCAGGCCTCCATTATTGCTTCCTCCCTTGATCTTTTTGTTACTGATACAGTTGCGGCGGTTAAGAGTCTTGCGGGACAGGAGGCGGTTAAGGATGTTTTTAAAGGCAAAGCCTCATATGCCGGAAAATTGTTCAAGCAAACCATGCGCGACAATGAAGTTATCTGGGCTGTGCTCACATTTGACCGTAATGGTAAAATCCTGTCTGGATTAACCAGTCAGGGAGGTGTTCTGGATGGACTGGATATCAGTTCCCGGGACTACGTGAAAGCTATTTTGAAGGGCAAGGATACTTATATAACGGAGTCTGTTTTCCGGTCCAAAACCGACAAGAGCTTACTTTTCGGTGCCAGTTCTGCGGTTAGGGATACTAAGGGAAATGTGCTGGGCGGTATAGCGGTTTTCGGTGACTGGCTGAAATTTGCCAATCGTTTTGTGCGTCCTGTCGTTGTAGGAACTGAAGGTTATGGCGTGATTACTGACGCTTCCGGTAGGGTTCTTTACCATCCTGCGGAAAAACTTATTTTAGAAGATTTAAGCAAGTACAATTTTATGAAAAGGGCCCTTGCATCCGGAAACGGGAAAGAATTTTATGACTGGCATGGACGCAGCAAGGCCATGATTTTCAAGACCGACCCCAAGACAGGCTGGATTGTCATGCTTACCGCCTATGAAAGTGATTTGGCTTCGGCTGCCGTGATGCAACGCAATGTGTTGATTATCGTAGGTGGGCTGATTGTTCTGGTGGTTTGCGGCATTGTTTATTTTTCAGTACGCAGACTGGTAATTTTTCCTGTTTCCACCGGAATGCATGTGGCAAGGAAAATGGCTTCCGGCGATCTTACGGATTCCGTTAGCAGTGAATCTCCCAATGAAATCGGTAAGCTCATGCGTTCTCTCGGTAGTATGATAACTTCATTGCGCGAGGTTGTGCTCGGGGTAAAGTCTGCTGCGGAGCAGGTAGCCGCAGGCAGTGAGGAAGTTGCTGCATCTGCCCAGCATCTTTCAGCAGGAGCCACAGAACAGGCCGCTTCCGTGGAGGAGGTCTCAGCATCTATTTCCCAAATGACAAGCAATATTTCCAAAAACACCGAACTTGCCGAGCAGACTCGTGAGATTGCGGTCAAAACCGCTCGGGAAGCTGTGAATGGAGGGGAGGCAGTTTCCCAGACAGTGAATGCTATGCAGGATATTGCTGAGAAAACTTCCATCATTGAGGAAATTGCCCGCCAGACCAATCTATTGGCTCTGAATGCCGCCATCGAGGCAGCCCGGGCCGGTGAACACGGTAAAGGTTTTGCCGTGGTTGCTTCAGAAGTGCGCAAACTTGCTGAGCGGAGCGGTTTTGCTGCCGGAGAAATCAGGGAGCTGACCGGATCAAGTCTGGAAGTTGCAGAGAGGGCCAAGCAGGTACTGAGCTCCATGATTAAAGATATTAACCGGAATGAGGAGCTTGTTGCTGAAGTTGCAGCAGCCAGCCGGGAACAATTCGAGGGCGGGCAACAGATTTCAAAGGCCATAGTGCAGCTTGATGAGGTCATCCAGCGTAATGCCGCTTTCGCGGAAGAGCTTTCCTCCACTTCTGAAGAACTGTCAGCGCAGGCGGTAAAACTTCAGGATACAATGGAGTTTTTTACTGTTCCGGCATATGGGACCCGCATGTCCTCCGACATCCGAAACAATGCCGGACCTGTTATGGCATTGAAGCAGGGGGATGATGATTTTTAA
- a CDS encoding transporter substrate-binding domain-containing protein, with amino-acid sequence MSVGRFKIFITIFILLLGLKAGNADADNVVYLSSLEWPPYVGKRLPENGSSAEIVRKAFAAMGYELKILFLPWKRSMHMVEVDFQVVGYFPEYYSPQRAEKFIFSKSYGCSSVSLLEHVKSPVDWDTVDDLAGLRVGFVSGYVNTPELDAAIANGTVRPNYAPTDKNNILKVAKGRIDCAVVDPLVYSYLAATDQDIKKYSDTMEIKPRAFGVNELYVAFRKDEQGRYFSRILNEGLRKIGVGGSCDQHN; translated from the coding sequence ATGAGTGTCGGGCGTTTCAAAATATTTATCACAATATTTATTCTACTGCTCGGTTTGAAGGCTGGAAATGCTGACGCTGACAATGTTGTTTACCTGAGTTCCCTTGAATGGCCGCCTTATGTAGGGAAACGTCTTCCAGAAAACGGTTCCAGTGCCGAAATTGTTCGTAAAGCCTTTGCCGCCATGGGTTATGAACTGAAAATATTGTTTTTGCCATGGAAAAGGTCCATGCATATGGTTGAGGTGGATTTTCAGGTCGTCGGTTATTTCCCGGAATATTATTCCCCGCAACGTGCTGAAAAGTTTATTTTTTCAAAAAGTTATGGGTGTAGTTCGGTCTCTTTGCTGGAACATGTTAAAAGTCCGGTGGACTGGGATACTGTTGACGATCTGGCCGGGCTGCGGGTCGGTTTTGTCTCTGGATACGTAAATACCCCTGAATTGGATGCGGCCATTGCCAATGGAACGGTCCGTCCAAATTACGCTCCTACAGATAAGAACAATATTCTGAAGGTAGCCAAGGGCAGAATTGATTGCGCAGTGGTGGATCCCTTGGTTTACAGTTATCTGGCTGCAACAGATCAGGATATAAAAAAATATAGCGATACTATGGAGATTAAGCCGAGGGCCTTCGGTGTTAACGAACTTTATGTTGCTTTCAGAAAAGATGAGCAGGGGCGGTATTTTTCAAGGATTTTGAATGAAGGTTTGAGAAAAATAGGTGTTGGCGGATCCTGTGACCAACATAACTAA
- a CDS encoding GGDEF domain-containing protein has translation MIKRNFRGEFLDTELEESFQHDKWPSVRFRLLFLYIVTISTYLLGACSDFYDLGPGSEFYTILIGRIGACMIGILAFVVLFANRVRLSVQYTLMSVGMFSFLLVESLELVVKASAVGTLSVPTTVFIVLAYYILLPPRLVPSLVAAVSGSVLYLGALSTLVPVQSGTFVNSAIYLFLANGFGLFFLFTFGISLRREYAAIKDLKRLVEFDELTGVSSRRKVLESGVGLFRSARRFNSKLAVLIMDIDHFKKINDDYGHHAGDDVLRETAKRCSAVLRDVDSFGRLGGEEFVIILPHSSLYDGIKVAERLRGAIRARMFQVEDYYLSSSVSIGVAELRDHGDFAELLQDADRQLYRAKNSGRNQVSPAMLRAVKPIKPIDISQEGGRV, from the coding sequence GTGATCAAACGTAATTTTCGGGGCGAGTTTCTAGACACCGAGCTGGAAGAATCGTTTCAACATGATAAATGGCCTTCAGTTCGTTTCAGGCTGCTTTTTCTATACATTGTAACTATCTCTACGTACCTTTTGGGTGCGTGCAGTGACTTTTATGATCTGGGTCCCGGATCAGAATTTTACACTATCTTGATCGGCAGGATAGGGGCCTGCATGATCGGTATATTAGCTTTTGTAGTGCTCTTCGCCAACAGGGTCAGATTGAGTGTGCAATACACTCTAATGTCTGTCGGTATGTTTTCTTTTCTGCTTGTAGAGTCTTTGGAACTGGTGGTTAAGGCTTCAGCCGTCGGTACACTCAGTGTTCCGACTACGGTATTTATTGTTCTTGCATACTATATTCTGCTCCCTCCTCGCCTTGTGCCTTCACTTGTCGCCGCTGTTTCAGGATCTGTGCTTTATCTTGGTGCTCTGTCCACTCTCGTCCCTGTTCAGTCCGGAACTTTTGTTAATTCTGCTATTTATCTTTTTCTGGCGAATGGATTCGGGTTGTTTTTCCTGTTCACGTTCGGCATATCCCTGCGCAGGGAATACGCAGCGATCAAGGATTTGAAAAGACTGGTGGAGTTTGATGAACTTACCGGGGTCAGCAGCAGGCGAAAGGTGCTGGAGTCCGGGGTCGGTCTGTTCAGGTCCGCCCGCCGGTTTAACAGTAAGCTGGCAGTGTTGATCATGGATATTGACCATTTCAAAAAGATTAATGATGATTACGGGCACCACGCTGGTGATGACGTTCTCAGGGAAACAGCAAAACGCTGTTCCGCAGTATTGCGTGACGTTGATTCTTTTGGGCGTCTGGGTGGTGAGGAGTTTGTGATAATTCTGCCCCATTCAAGCCTTTATGATGGAATCAAAGTAGCTGAAAGGCTGCGTGGAGCAATTCGTGCGCGGATGTTTCAGGTGGAAGATTACTACCTGTCTTCATCGGTCAGCATCGGGGTTGCTGAATTGCGGGACCATGGAGATTTTGCCGAATTGTTGCAGGATGCTGATAGACAATTGTACCGGGCCAAGAACAGTGGCCGGAATCAAGTTTCTCCGGCTATGTTACGGGCTGTCAAGCCGATCAAGCCCATAGATATTTCGCAAGAGGGTGGAAGAGTTTAG
- the ettA gene encoding energy-dependent translational throttle protein EttA: MSNEPDKIIYSMVRVSKYYDKKPILKDISLSYFYGAKIGVLGLNGSGKSSLLKILAGVDDSFEGETHISPGFTIGYLEQEPLVDETRTVREVVEEGAADVVALVNEFNEINAQFAEPMEPDEMDALLERQAKVQEQMDNCGAWDLDSRLEMAMDALRCPPGDTPVSVISGGEKRRVALCRLLLQEPDILLLDEPTNHLDAESVSWLERHLQNYAGTIIAVTHDRYFLDNVAGWILELDRGKGIPWKGNYSSWLEQKEKRLANEAKSDDKRRKTLARELEWIRMSPKGRRSKSKARISAYESLANQQSDEYSRELELYIPPGPRLGKQVIELKGVHKQAGEKLLLEDTSFMIPAGAIVGIIGPNGAGKTTMFKMISGQEQPDAGEVIVGETVQVTHVDQHRNALDPEKTVYEVISGGNEFVKLGDREINARAYVGKFNLTGSEQQKKCKVLSGGERNRVHLALMLQEGGNVLLLDEPTNDLDVNTMRALEEGLNNFGGCVLVISHDRWFLDRIATHILAFEGDSSVFWYEGSYSEYEEDRRKRLGKDADQPHRIKYRKLTR; the protein is encoded by the coding sequence ATGAGCAACGAACCTGATAAGATCATATATTCAATGGTCCGGGTAAGTAAGTATTACGATAAAAAACCCATTCTCAAAGATATTTCCCTTTCATATTTTTATGGAGCAAAAATCGGTGTCCTGGGCCTGAACGGTTCCGGTAAAAGTTCACTCCTGAAAATTCTTGCCGGAGTTGATGACAGCTTCGAAGGTGAAACCCACATTTCCCCCGGCTTCACAATCGGATACCTTGAGCAGGAACCGCTGGTTGATGAAACCCGCACAGTGCGCGAGGTAGTAGAAGAAGGAGCGGCAGACGTGGTTGCGCTCGTCAATGAATTCAACGAGATCAATGCCCAGTTTGCAGAGCCGATGGAACCGGACGAAATGGACGCCCTGCTCGAACGGCAGGCAAAAGTTCAGGAACAAATGGACAATTGCGGGGCATGGGACCTCGACTCCCGCCTTGAAATGGCCATGGATGCACTGCGCTGCCCTCCCGGAGACACACCGGTATCCGTAATCTCCGGTGGTGAAAAACGCCGTGTGGCTCTTTGCCGGTTGCTGCTTCAGGAACCGGACATCCTTCTTCTTGACGAACCTACCAACCACCTTGACGCGGAATCCGTATCATGGCTGGAAAGACATCTCCAGAACTATGCCGGTACCATCATCGCCGTAACCCATGACCGTTATTTTCTCGACAATGTTGCCGGATGGATTCTGGAACTGGACCGGGGTAAAGGAATTCCATGGAAAGGTAATTATTCTTCATGGCTGGAACAAAAAGAAAAACGTCTGGCCAACGAAGCCAAATCAGATGATAAACGCCGCAAAACCCTTGCCCGCGAACTGGAATGGATCCGCATGTCCCCCAAAGGCAGGCGCTCCAAGAGCAAGGCCCGTATCAGTGCATATGAATCCCTTGCCAACCAGCAGTCCGATGAATACTCACGCGAACTGGAACTTTACATCCCTCCGGGACCGCGACTCGGCAAGCAGGTCATTGAACTGAAAGGTGTGCACAAACAGGCCGGGGAAAAGTTGCTCCTCGAAGATACAAGTTTCATGATCCCCGCCGGGGCCATTGTCGGCATTATCGGACCCAACGGCGCCGGTAAGACCACCATGTTCAAGATGATCAGCGGACAGGAACAGCCTGATGCAGGTGAAGTTATTGTCGGCGAAACCGTACAGGTCACCCATGTGGACCAGCACCGCAATGCCCTTGATCCGGAAAAAACAGTTTACGAAGTTATTTCCGGTGGCAATGAATTCGTAAAGCTCGGTGACCGTGAAATCAACGCCCGTGCTTATGTAGGAAAGTTCAACCTGACCGGATCAGAACAGCAGAAAAAGTGCAAAGTTCTCTCCGGTGGTGAACGTAACAGGGTCCACCTTGCACTTATGCTGCAGGAAGGCGGCAACGTACTTCTGCTTGACGAACCGACCAACGACCTTGATGTAAACACAATGCGTGCGCTGGAAGAAGGATTAAACAACTTCGGCGGCTGTGTGCTGGTTATTTCTCACGACCGCTGGTTCCTCGACCGCATTGCCACCCACATCCTCGCCTTTGAAGGAGACTCCTCAGTCTTCTGGTACGAAGGTTCCTACTCTGAATACGAAGAGGACCGCAGAAAGAGGCTGGGCAAGGACGCTGACCAACCCCACCGCATTAAATACAGAAAACTCACCAGATAA